Below is a window of Chloroflexi bacterium ADurb.Bin180 DNA.
AGTGCGAGCGCGGCGTCGCTCTGCTGAGCAAGCGCCTGCCACAGGTCAGGGCGTTGCGCGATGTTACGCTGCGGCAGCTCGAAGCATATGCCAACGATCTCCCCGAGTTGATCTTGAAGCGGTGCCGACACGTTGTGACGGAGAACGAACGCGTGGTGAGAATGGTCGACTCGCTGCGCCGCGGCGACCTGGCCGAGGTCGGCCGGCAGATGGCCCTGTCTCACCTCAGTCTGCGCGACGATTACGCAGTGAGCTGTACCGAGCTCGACGCAATGGCAGAGGCGGCGCAGGGAACGCAGGGCACCATCGGCGCGAGGATGACCGGCGCCGGATTCGGTGGCTGCGCGGTAGCGCTCGTCCAAACTGCACTGCTGGGCGACTGGGTGCCGGCAGTGCTGGCCAGGTACCGTGCCGCCACCCGCATCCAGGGTGAGACCTACATCTGCCAGGCGGCAGACGGGGCGAGCGAGGTCACGCCGGAACAGGCGTGACTCATTTGCCAGCTTGCAGCAGGGGAGCGGAAATCGGTGCCAGCCGGGCGTGAGTGACGCGAATGAGATCCTGCGGCTTGAGCCGCAGGTTGACACCGCGTGCGCCAGCGCTTACATAGACGTGCTCGATGCTGGCCAGCGTCTCGTCGGCATAGACTTCAAAGCCCTTGTTGAGCAGGGCAATGGCCGAGATGCCCCCCACCTCGAGGCCGGTCAGGTCCTCGGCCTCCTTGTGCGAGGCCATATGCAGCTTCTTGTCGCCGCTGGCCTGGGCCAGCAGCTTGAGATCCAGTGCCCGGTCGCCTGGCAGCATCACCAGCAAGGCGTGACCCCGCTCCCGGAGCACCACCAGGGTCTTGAACACCTGCTGAATGGGCGCTCCCATCGCCTTTGCGGCGTCATCTGCCGAGCGGACCTCCGAGGAGAACTCAAAGGCCTCGTAGGCGACGTGCAGGGATTCGAGCACTCGCATCGAGTTCGTACGCGTCTTCACCGTCATCCTCCTAACCCTTGACCATTCCGCGCAGCGACCAGGCTCCGGCCCTGATGATCTCCACCTGCACCATCCTGCCTGTCCATTCACCATCGGCATCGAAGAACACCAGTTTGTTCGTACCGGAGCGGCCCTGCCAGCGGCCGCGGCGCTTGCCTTCGACGAGGACTTCCACCGTCCGTCCCAGATACGTCGAGTTGATTTCCTGCGAGATGCGGGTCTGAAGCTTTTCCAATGCGAGGCGGCGGCGCTCCTTGACTGGCTCGGGCACATCATCGGGCAGCAGTGCGGCCGGCGTGCCGGGGCGGGGTGAGTACCTGGCCAGGTGCACGGTATCGAGGCGCTCGGTTGCCACGAGGTCATAAGTGGCCGCGAACTGCGCCTCGGTCTCACCGGGGAAGCCAACGATGACGTCTGTGGCAATGCTGCAACCCGGAACACGGGCGCGAATCTCGCCTACCAGAGCCGAAT
It encodes the following:
- the ybaK gene encoding Cys-tRNA(Pro)/Cys-tRNA(Cys) deacylase YbaK, yielding MKTRTNSMRVLESLHVAYEAFEFSSEVRSADDAAKAMGAPIQQVFKTLVVLRERGHALLVMLPGDRALDLKLLAQASGDKKLHMASHKEAEDLTGLEVGGISAIALLNKGFEVYADETLASIEHVYVSAGARGVNLRLKPQDLIRVTHARLAPISAPLLQAGK